The proteins below are encoded in one region of Triticum aestivum cultivar Chinese Spring chromosome 1B, IWGSC CS RefSeq v2.1, whole genome shotgun sequence:
- the LOC123114618 gene encoding zinc finger CCCH domain-containing protein 34: MVSAAAEKGEDPRWRRSNTDCVFFLVSRVSCTKGSKCEYRHCEGARFNPRNCWYWFHGSCVNPSCTFRHPPMENFNRTKSLTVPPSSDGPISVKTANPCYFYYSSGCKKGDNCPFLHEPTPSTESAISSEAIAFNPAVNENSAGDEMVEALKDAHTSPCQDTLYHIKKCHSKEVPESIYLQFDGPISVTPETSIDTGEYIKCFTHSDQSSEYSTMEDAEQDESRDSSLGFDVLVDYGLSNKNDLEKQLAQKRDAQVLHAKYDIGDPVCYDRDYYDSWYYGQAFCSFDDQHGYLSHPEGVQDPDVETTLGHIPHNTRKLARPSSDEYDRMFFNSSFIGSAADDVFPRQHTETRHTSKRRPEKRKGAKSRKGRTKRRRGLEPASGFQGIESRSTHYRQEFLMEECAQSVVCATFRGQKKKRRGKQHNVISARSSEHPTTDFTGPKTLAQIKEENCVSKSRFSHSAARMPHGGSFSNDFEGPKSLTELLKAKDRISISQRTIL, encoded by the exons ATGGTCTCCGCGGCGGCGGAGAAGGGCGAGGACCCGCGCTGGAGGAGGAGCAACACGGACTgcgtcttcttcctcgtctcccgcGTCAGCTGCACCAAG GGGTCCAAGTGCGAGTACCGCCACTGCGAGGGCGCGCGGTTCAACCCCAGGAACTGCTGGTACTGGTTCCACGGCAGCTGCGTCAACCCAAGCTGCACCTTTCGCCACCCT CCAATGGAAAATTTCAACCGAACCAAGTCCTTGACAGTCCCACCCTCATCAGATGGTCCTATTTCTGTCAAGACAGCCAATCCTTGTTATTTCTACTATAGCTCTGGCTGCAAAAAAGGTGACAATTGCCCCTTCCTACATGAGCCAACCCCTAGCACTGAATCAGCGATTTCTTCTGAGGCTATTGCTTTCAATCCTGCTGTCAACGAAAATTCCGCTGGAGATGAGATGGTTGAGGCATTGAAGGATGCTCACACAAGTCCTTGTCAGGACACCTTGTACCACATAAAGAAATGCCACTCAAAAGAAGTTCCTGAGTCAATATATCTCCAATTTGATGGTCCTATTTCGGTCACGCCTGAAACATCAATTGACACTGGTGAATACATAAAGTGTTTCACCCACTCAGATCAGAGCTCAGAATATTCAACAATGGAGGACGCAGAGCAAGATGAAAGTCGTGATTCCTCCCTTGGATTTGATGTGCTCGTTGATTATGGGCTCTCTAACAAGAATGACCTTGAGAAACAATTGGCACAGAAAAGAGATGCTCAGGTGCTTCATGCGAAATATGATATTGGAGATCCAGTCTGTTATGATCGGGATTATTATGATTCATGGTACTATGGGCAAGCATTTTGTAGCTTTGATGATCAACATGGTTATCTTAGTCATCCTGAAGGAGTTCAAGACCCTGATGTTGAGACCACTTTGGGACACATACCACACAATACAAGAAAGCTTGCAAGGCCAAGTTCTGATGAGTATGATAGAATGTTCTTCAATTCCAGCTTCATCGGCTCAGCAGCAGATGATGTGTTTCCTCGTCAGCATACTGAGACAAGACACACTTCAAAGAGAAGACCTGAGAAGAGAAAAGGTGCCAAGAGCAGGAAGGGTCGCACTAAGAGGCGTCGGGGTCTTGAACCCGCGAGTGGTTTCCAAGGCATTGAATCAAGATCCACTCATTACAGGCAAGAGTTCTTGATGGAGGAGTGTGCTCAGTCTGTTGTCTGTGCTACCTTCAGGGGGCAGAAGAAGAAACGTAGAGGAAAACAGCACAATGTAATTTCTGCTAGATCTTCTGAACATCCTACCACAGATTTTACTGGGCCAAAGACCCTAGCTCAGATAAAAGAAGAGAATTGTGTATCTAAGTCACGCTTTAGCCACTCTGCTGCTCGCATGCCTCATGGGGGTTCTTTCTCAAATGATTTTGAAGGCCCAAAATCTCTGACTGAGCTTCTCAAGGCTAAGGATAGGATTTCAATTAGCCAGCGCACCATACTGTAG